The Haloarcula sp. CBA1127 genomic interval GTCGTTGTCCGCGAGCAAGACGGGGTCGTACTGGCCCAAGACGTTGTTTCCAAGAAACGACAGTGCAACGGCCATCGACCCGGTGTTCACGACACGGGCGATGCCGGGCATATACTCGGCCTGCTGTTCTATCGGCTCCATTACACGGCTGAACGTGGCGACGTTGGCGTCGATCCAGTGGTGGCGGTTCTGGATCTCGACGGTTTCGGGCAGGTCAAAGGCGAGTTCGCCGACCTCTCGGACGCGGTCCCGTGCGTCCCGAACGTCGGTCGCGTAGCCGTCGCGTTCGGGCGTCTCAACGGTGAGGTCACCCGTGTCCGTGGCGCCCTTCGCGGCGTCGGCGACAGCACTCCAGTCGATGGGGCCGTCGCCGGTCGCGCCGGCGACAGCCTGAACGCTGTGGTATAGTCCCATACGTCTGAAATGAGACGGGAGAAAATAGGCCTTCTCCCTGTGAAAACGACCCCCGGCGTTCGCTTCGGGAGCCACTGTGGCGCGGGACGTGGCCCTACAGGACTTCGTCGCTGTCGTCATCAGCGGTAGACCCGCCGAAGTACAGGCGCAGAACGAGCGCGACGACTGCGACGACGCCGAGTACCGCGAGCGCAAGGCGACCGACGCTGGGGCCACTGCCGCCTTCTGTGTCCGTTTCGTCGCTCGCTTTGTCCGTCTGGGACCGCGACCACCGTGATTTGTGCTCCGATTCGTCGTCATCATCGGCAGCGCTGAACGGGGCGTTCGCAGTGAACTCGGCGCCGTCGAGATGCAGTTCGAGGAGGGTGAATTCTGCCATACTGACAGTTCGACGCCACGACTCTTAGCCGTGGCGGTACCGGGACCACGCCGAGATGTCCCAGACCGTATGCCGTCCGTTGTTTTCATGACAACGGGGCAATTATCTCGTGTATGGACACACGACGACGAGAGTTCCTTGAATCGCTGCTGACAACGCCCGGCCCGTCTGGATACGAGGCCGACAGCCAGCGGGTGTGGCTCGACTACGTCAGCGAGTTCGCCGACGAGGTCCGAACGGACGACTACGGGAACGCTGTTGCGAAGGTTGAGGGCGGCGACACAACCGTTGCGCTCGCAGGCCACGGCGACGAAATTGGGTTCATCGTTCGGGACTTCACGGACGATGGCTTCGTCAAACTGGGCCGCATCGGCGGCTCTGACAAGACCGTCTCGCGCGGGCAACACGTCACTATTCACACGGCTGACGGTCCTGTCTCGGGTGTCGTGGGACAGACCGCAATTCACCTCCGAGATTCGGACGACGACTCGGTGCCGGAGATCGCTGAACAGCACGTCGACATCGGGGCCGAGGACGGCGACGAGGTAGAATCGCTCGTCGACCGCGGCGACCCGGTGACGTTCGTCCAGACGCTGAGTGAACTGGAGAACGGCCGCCTCGCTGCACGGGCGATGGACAACCGTATCGGCATCTGGGCGGCCGCAGAGGGCCTCCGCCGCGCGGCAGAGTCAGATGCGGACGCAACGGTGTACGCTGTTTCGACGGTGCAGGAAGAAGTCGGTGTACAGGGTGCGAAGATGGTTGGATTCGACCTCGCGCCCGATGTCGCCATCGCAGCGGACGTGACACACGCAACGGACGCACCGGGCTCGCCGGGCAAAGCCGCGACGGGTGTGGAACTCGGCGAGGGACCGGTCGTTGCTCGCGGGAGCGCGAACCACCCGGTCGCCGTCGACGCCCTTCGAGAAACGAGTGACGCCGAGGACATCGACATCCAGTTGCAGGCGACCGGTATCCGGACCGGGACCGACGCGGACGCCTTCTACACTTCCCGCGGTGGGATTCCATCGGTCAACGTCGGCCTGCCGAACCGCTACATGCACACGCCGGTCGAAGTCATCGACCCGGACGACCTCGACGCGCTCGCGGACCTGCTCGCTGGCTTCGCCGTCCGAGCGGCCGAGCAAGCGCCCTTTAGCGTCGACGTGTAGGATAGTTGAACGCTCTCGCGCGCCATCAGACAAACGGTACGTTTAAGCGGCCATCACTATCCAAACCGTACATGAGTGGACGACCGCTAGATGTACTCGAAGCGTCCCTCGGTGAGACAGTCACCGTACAGCTGAAGGGTGGCGAACTGTTCGAGGGGGAACTCACCGGCTACGACCAACACATGAACCTCGTCGTCGAGGATGAAGACACAACGATTATACGCGGCGATAACGTCGTCTCAATTACTCCATGACTGGCGCAGGAACTCCGAGTCAGGGCAAGAAAAACACCACGACGCACACGAAGTGCCGACGGTGTGGTGAAAAGTCGTATCACACGAAAAAGAAGGTCTGCTCGTCGTGCGGTTTCGGCAAGTCGGCCAAGCGGCGTGACTACGAGTGGCAGTCGAAAGCGGGCGAATAACTCACTCAACACAAATGCACGAGAAGTGCGGCGTTGTTGGCATCTCTTTGGAGGACCGTGACGCCGCCCGACCGCTTTACTACTCCTTGTACGCGCTCCAGCATCGCGGCCAGGAATCGGCCGGTATCGTCACCCACGACGGGTTCCAGCAGTACAGCCATGTCGAAATGGGACTCGTCGGTGACGCATTCGACCCCGGCGATCTGGAGGCGCTCAACGGCTCCAACGGTATCGGTCACGTCCGATACCCGACGGCCGGGAGTGTCAACGCCTGCTGTGCCCAGCCGTTCTCCGTCTCGTTCAAGTCGGGGTCGCTGGGCCTGTCCCACAACGGGAACCTCGTCAACGCTGACGAGATCGGCGACGAACTGGCTGACCTCGGCCACGCCTTTACGTCCGATGGCGACACCGAGGTCATCGCCCACGACCTCGCGCGTAATCTCCTCGAGGAGGATCTGGTTCGGGCTGTCAAACGGACGATGAATCGCATCCACGGGTCGTACTCGCTGACTATCATGCACGACGAGACGGTCCTCGGCGTGCGCGACCCGCAGGGGAACCGACCGCTGTGTATCGGCGAACTCGAGGACGGCTACGTCCTCGCCTCCGAATCAGCAGCCATCGACACCCTTGACGGCGAACTGATCCGTGATGTCAAGCCCGGCGAACTCGTCGTCCTGCACGCCGACGGAACGGGCTACGACACCTATCAGCTTGTCGAGCCAGAGAACACGGCCCATTGCTTCTTCGAACACGTCTACTTCGCGCGACCGGACTCGACCATTGACGAGAACCTCGTCTACGAGGTCCGGCGCGAACTCGGTCGGAAACTCTGGGAGGAGTCCGGCGTCGAGTCGGACGTGGTGTTGCCGGTGCCCGACTCCGGGCGTGCGTTCGCCTCCGGATACGCTGAGGCCGCACAGGACGACGGCTCGAACATCGAGTTCGCCGAGGGGCTGATGAAAAACCGGTACGTCGGTCGCACCTTCATCATGCCGACGCAGGACGAACGCGAGCGGGCTGTCCGACTGAAGCTCAACCCCATCAAGTCCACAATCGAGGGCAAAAGCGTCACCATCATCGACGACTCTATTGTCCGCGGGACGACCTCGACGCAACTGATCAAGCTGCTGAAAGACGCCGGGGCCGAGGAGGTCCACGTCCGCATCGGCGCGCCGCCCATCGTCGCGCCCTGTTACATGGGCATCGACATGGCCTCCCGCGATGAACTCATCGCCGGGAACCAGTCTGTCGACGAAATCCGCGACGAAATCGAGGCGGACTCGCTGTCGTATCTCTCTATCGACGCCATCGCGGAAACGCTGGACAAGAGCCGGACTGACCTCTGTCTCGGCTGTGTCACCGGCGAATACCCCTACGATATTGAGGGCGAGGCGACGGATCGGGACGTTGCCCGCC includes:
- a CDS encoding 50S ribosomal protein L37e — protein: MTGAGTPSQGKKNTTTHTKCRRCGEKSYHTKKKVCSSCGFGKSAKRRDYEWQSKAGE
- the purF gene encoding amidophosphoribosyltransferase — encoded protein: MHEKCGVVGISLEDRDAARPLYYSLYALQHRGQESAGIVTHDGFQQYSHVEMGLVGDAFDPGDLEALNGSNGIGHVRYPTAGSVNACCAQPFSVSFKSGSLGLSHNGNLVNADEIGDELADLGHAFTSDGDTEVIAHDLARNLLEEDLVRAVKRTMNRIHGSYSLTIMHDETVLGVRDPQGNRPLCIGELEDGYVLASESAAIDTLDGELIRDVKPGELVVLHADGTGYDTYQLVEPENTAHCFFEHVYFARPDSTIDENLVYEVRRELGRKLWEESGVESDVVLPVPDSGRAFASGYAEAAQDDGSNIEFAEGLMKNRYVGRTFIMPTQDERERAVRLKLNPIKSTIEGKSVTIIDDSIVRGTTSTQLIKLLKDAGAEEVHVRIGAPPIVAPCYMGIDMASRDELIAGNQSVDEIRDEIEADSLSYLSIDAIAETLDKSRTDLCLGCVTGEYPYDIEGEATDRDVARPDIGTQSSPADD
- a CDS encoding LSM domain-containing protein yields the protein MSGRPLDVLEASLGETVTVQLKGGELFEGELTGYDQHMNLVVEDEDTTIIRGDNVVSITP
- a CDS encoding M20/M25/M40 family metallo-hydrolase — translated: MDTRRREFLESLLTTPGPSGYEADSQRVWLDYVSEFADEVRTDDYGNAVAKVEGGDTTVALAGHGDEIGFIVRDFTDDGFVKLGRIGGSDKTVSRGQHVTIHTADGPVSGVVGQTAIHLRDSDDDSVPEIAEQHVDIGAEDGDEVESLVDRGDPVTFVQTLSELENGRLAARAMDNRIGIWAAAEGLRRAAESDADATVYAVSTVQEEVGVQGAKMVGFDLAPDVAIAADVTHATDAPGSPGKAATGVELGEGPVVARGSANHPVAVDALRETSDAEDIDIQLQATGIRTGTDADAFYTSRGGIPSVNVGLPNRYMHTPVEVIDPDDLDALADLLAGFAVRAAEQAPFSVDV